One genomic window of Luteitalea pratensis includes the following:
- the efp gene encoding elongation factor P, whose translation MSSVAATRLRKGNLIKHNNELCRIVETQHVTPGNLRGFVRAKMRKVKDGIMFEHRFRSEDMVERAMLDEREMQYLYKDGDTFYFMDTASYEQTGMSEEALGDSMNFLLPESTISVEFYEGNPVGIELPPTVDLKVTDTVPGIKGATANAQTKPATLETGHVVTVPAFVEVGTVVRINTDTGEYLSRV comes from the coding sequence ATGAGTTCCGTTGCTGCCACCCGCCTCCGCAAGGGCAACCTGATCAAGCACAACAACGAGCTGTGTCGCATCGTCGAGACGCAGCACGTCACACCGGGGAACCTGCGCGGCTTCGTCCGCGCCAAGATGCGCAAGGTGAAGGACGGGATCATGTTCGAGCACCGCTTCCGCTCGGAGGACATGGTCGAGCGCGCGATGCTCGATGAACGGGAGATGCAGTACCTGTACAAGGACGGCGACACGTTCTACTTCATGGACACGGCGTCGTACGAGCAGACCGGCATGTCCGAGGAGGCGCTCGGCGACTCCATGAACTTCCTGCTGCCCGAATCCACCATCAGCGTGGAGTTCTACGAGGGCAACCCGGTCGGCATCGAACTGCCGCCCACCGTGGACCTGAAGGTGACCGACACGGTGCCGGGCATCAAGGGCGCGACGGCCAACGCCCAGACCAAGCCCGCCACGCTCGAAACCGGGCACGTCGTCACCGTCCCGGCATTCGTGGAGGTCGGCACCGTGGTCCGGATCAACACCGATACGGGCGAGTACCTCTCCCGCGTCTAG
- a CDS encoding Hsp20/alpha crystallin family protein, protein MRWESLREYRTRAGQADRRGDSGWTPPADVSETEDSFIVVAELPGVRRADVDVKATHDTVTIRGFRPDPGCEPACYVRLERGHGQFVRRFTFPAPLAVDAVQADFKDGILTVTLPKAVEARGRRVEVG, encoded by the coding sequence ATGCGCTGGGAATCCCTTCGCGAATACCGGACCCGGGCTGGCCAGGCCGACCGGCGTGGCGACTCGGGCTGGACGCCGCCGGCCGACGTCAGCGAAACCGAGGACAGCTTCATCGTCGTTGCGGAGTTGCCAGGCGTGCGCCGCGCGGACGTGGATGTCAAGGCCACGCACGATACGGTGACGATCCGCGGCTTTCGGCCGGACCCCGGCTGCGAGCCGGCCTGTTACGTGCGCCTCGAGCGCGGCCATGGCCAGTTCGTCCGCCGCTTCACCTTCCCCGCCCCGCTCGCCGTGGATGCGGTGCAGGCCGACTTCAAGGACGGCATTTTGACCGTGACGCTGCCGAAAGCCGTCGAGGCGCGAGGCCGTCGCGTCGAGGTGGGCTAG
- a CDS encoding S1C family serine protease → MRRLLLPAALVAASFFAGMVVTGRIGPSEQATAQPATPAAQAPVAPAPRSAVPGGPLPELADIAELVIPSVVNISAMGSRQMRLPFGFVDEQPTQSAGSGVVIRKSGDVGYILTNAHVIGDATQLSVVLWNRRERTAELVGIDPYADLALLRVKDPSLQPVIWGDSARLRVAEWVMAVGNPYQLGETVTLGIVSAVGRTNPQMSVVADYIQTDAAINPGNSGGALVNRRGELVGINTWIYSESGGYQGIGFAVPSNLARDVAAQLEKFGKVQRGTISGIIRIAPLNPGLAQDLNVTSTDGVVVYRMRRSGDAWAAGVRAGDVIVGFNGTGIRNTEEFERSMLTAPVGSVATLRVRRAREEFDIKVPITEAPLRTQ, encoded by the coding sequence ATGCGCCGTCTCCTCCTGCCGGCCGCTCTCGTTGCAGCGAGTTTCTTTGCCGGCATGGTCGTCACCGGGCGCATTGGGCCGTCTGAGCAGGCAACCGCTCAGCCAGCGACGCCCGCGGCCCAGGCGCCAGTTGCGCCGGCGCCGCGATCGGCCGTGCCGGGCGGGCCTTTGCCGGAACTGGCCGACATCGCCGAGCTCGTTATCCCCAGCGTCGTCAACATCTCGGCGATGGGGTCGCGCCAGATGCGGCTGCCCTTCGGCTTCGTGGACGAACAGCCGACCCAGAGCGCCGGATCGGGCGTAGTCATCCGGAAGTCGGGAGACGTCGGCTACATCCTCACCAATGCGCACGTCATCGGCGACGCGACGCAATTGAGCGTGGTGCTGTGGAATCGCCGCGAGCGGACAGCCGAACTTGTCGGCATCGATCCGTACGCCGACCTGGCGCTGTTGCGCGTGAAGGATCCGAGTCTGCAGCCAGTGATCTGGGGCGACAGTGCGCGATTGCGCGTGGCCGAGTGGGTGATGGCAGTCGGCAACCCGTATCAGTTGGGCGAGACCGTCACGCTCGGCATCGTCTCGGCGGTCGGCCGCACCAACCCGCAGATGTCGGTCGTCGCCGACTACATCCAGACCGACGCGGCGATCAATCCGGGCAATTCCGGTGGCGCCCTCGTCAATCGGCGCGGCGAACTGGTCGGCATCAACACCTGGATCTACAGCGAGAGCGGTGGCTACCAGGGCATCGGCTTCGCGGTCCCGAGCAACCTGGCGCGAGACGTCGCGGCCCAGCTCGAGAAGTTCGGGAAGGTGCAGCGCGGCACGATCAGCGGCATCATCCGCATCGCCCCGCTCAACCCCGGCCTCGCGCAGGATCTCAACGTGACATCCACCGACGGCGTGGTCGTCTACCGCATGCGCCGCTCCGGCGATGCCTGGGCGGCCGGCGTCCGTGCCGGCGACGTCATCGTCGGCTTCAACGGCACCGGGATCAGGAACACCGAGGAGTTCGAGCGCTCGATGCTGACTGCCCCGGTCGGATCGGTCGCGACCCTCCGCGTGCGCCGCGCCCGCGAGGAGTTCGACATCAAGGTCCCAATCACCGAAGCGCCACTTCGGACTCAGTAA
- a CDS encoding DNA-3-methyladenine glycosylase, whose product MRLRPTRALAPAYFARPTLDVAHDLIGMVLVHDTDDGIAAGVIVEVEAYIGETDPACHAAPGPTRRNQPLYGSPGVAYVYFNYGVHWLVNAVTEPEGSPAAVLIRALEPAAGLDLMRARRSTRRADVEREWTGNDAELCRGPGNLTRALAITGAQNRAPLDGGPLRIEQPPGPAGRLPVAWSPRIGIRVGQDKPWRAYVPGHPSVSGRPR is encoded by the coding sequence GTGAGACTGCGTCCGACGCGTGCACTGGCCCCGGCCTACTTCGCGAGGCCGACGCTGGACGTCGCCCACGACCTGATCGGGATGGTGCTGGTTCATGACACCGACGATGGCATTGCCGCCGGCGTGATCGTGGAAGTCGAGGCTTACATCGGCGAGACCGATCCGGCCTGTCACGCGGCGCCCGGCCCGACGCGCCGCAACCAGCCCCTCTACGGGTCCCCCGGCGTTGCCTACGTCTATTTCAATTACGGCGTGCACTGGCTGGTCAACGCCGTCACGGAGCCGGAAGGCAGTCCGGCAGCCGTGCTCATTCGAGCGCTCGAACCGGCCGCCGGACTCGACCTGATGCGCGCGCGGCGCTCGACACGACGTGCGGACGTGGAGCGGGAGTGGACGGGCAACGATGCTGAACTCTGCCGCGGCCCGGGCAACCTGACGCGTGCGCTCGCGATTACGGGTGCGCAGAACCGTGCGCCACTCGATGGCGGCCCGCTGCGCATCGAGCAGCCACCAGGACCCGCGGGGCGCCTCCCCGTCGCGTGGAGTCCACGCATCGGCATCCGTGTCGGGCAGGACAAGCCCTGGCGCGCCTACGTGCCAGGACACCCGTCGGTGTCAGGGAGGCCGAGGTGA
- a CDS encoding HEAT repeat domain-containing protein, with protein sequence MRLLKTTTLLGLLACAPPAIAQEAPVPAARASYDQVVTQLRSAAPENRLDALRSLGATAYPEAIAQISQLLTDPVDDVQLETIYTLLSFYHVEKPAIVKRKKGLIVETRSRSAAQSIYDLGPYGLIPQPVPVELTNGLAQSMFDQNPRVRIESVYALGVMARPPLDGYAADALPRLLQDTNEDIREATARVIGGLRVSTAGDALVQALNDKSTRVATAAMRALGDVKAWQALTPLTDQFTYHKGKGPRAEAALDALARIAHASSQPVFVAQLTASSPNLRRLAGEGLARSGNREAAQQAATTLAGDKERDVQLAGAFASVMAGPQGGSSGVSSLVQALDNGANHEQAMGYLVELGARAVPGLDQALASKDPATRESVTLVLGFIGGDEALVLLERARGDGDLRVVRAAERAIARLRKG encoded by the coding sequence ATGCGACTCCTCAAGACGACCACCCTCCTCGGTTTGCTCGCGTGCGCCCCGCCGGCGATCGCGCAAGAGGCCCCCGTGCCCGCTGCGCGCGCGTCCTATGACCAGGTCGTGACGCAACTTCGATCGGCAGCCCCCGAAAACCGACTCGATGCCTTGCGCTCGCTTGGCGCCACGGCCTATCCCGAAGCGATCGCGCAGATCAGCCAATTGCTCACCGATCCGGTGGACGACGTCCAACTCGAGACCATCTACACGCTGCTGAGCTTCTATCACGTCGAGAAGCCGGCGATCGTCAAGCGCAAGAAGGGGCTCATCGTCGAGACCCGTTCGCGCAGCGCCGCGCAGAGCATCTACGATCTCGGGCCCTATGGCCTGATCCCGCAGCCGGTTCCGGTCGAGCTCACCAACGGCCTCGCGCAGTCGATGTTCGACCAGAACCCGCGTGTGCGCATCGAGTCGGTGTACGCGCTCGGGGTCATGGCGCGCCCGCCGCTCGATGGCTATGCGGCCGACGCGTTGCCGCGCCTGTTGCAGGACACCAACGAGGACATCCGGGAAGCGACCGCACGGGTGATCGGCGGGCTGCGCGTGAGCACGGCGGGCGACGCGCTCGTGCAGGCCCTCAACGACAAGAGCACCCGCGTCGCAACCGCCGCGATGCGTGCCCTTGGCGACGTCAAGGCCTGGCAGGCCTTGACACCACTCACCGACCAGTTCACGTATCACAAGGGCAAGGGACCCCGCGCCGAGGCCGCGCTCGATGCCCTTGCGCGTATCGCGCACGCCTCGTCGCAGCCGGTGTTCGTGGCGCAACTGACCGCATCGTCTCCGAACCTGCGACGGCTGGCGGGTGAGGGCCTGGCACGCAGCGGCAACCGCGAGGCCGCGCAGCAGGCCGCGACCACCCTGGCCGGGGACAAGGAGCGCGACGTCCAACTGGCCGGGGCATTCGCCTCGGTGATGGCCGGCCCGCAGGGCGGCAGCAGCGGCGTCAGTTCGCTCGTGCAGGCGCTGGACAACGGCGCCAATCACGAGCAGGCGATGGGTTACCTCGTCGAACTCGGGGCCCGCGCGGTGCCTGGCCTCGACCAGGCGCTGGCGTCGAAGGACCCGGCGACGCGTGAAAGCGTGACGCTGGTGCTGGGCTTCATCGGCGGCGACGAGGCGCTCGTGCTGCTCGAGCGCGCCCGTGGCGACGGCGACCTGCGCGTGGTGCGTGCTGCCGAGCGCGCGATCGCGCGCCTGCGCAAGGGCTAG
- the uvrA gene encoding excinuclease ABC subunit UvrA codes for MPTPPTAPIRDIVVKGARTHNLKQVDVTLPARKLVVITGVSGSGKSSLAFDTIYAEGQRRYVESLSAYARQFLERMERPDVDSIHGISPAIAIRQKNSIRNPRSTVGTTTEIHDYLRLLFARVGRTFCRNCGREVIRESAEVVAQRLAGLPTGTRLLLGFEMPIVSLHVTAADEDAAREDDDDGGTSGRTTKKDARLSLESTLETLRRRGFTRVLLDGQMQNLADVPLTSLEGRATLEVIVDRIKVAPDVVARLTDSLEVAYQEGGGAAFAIELPESNEGAVRASTEAARAGETSGKARVDTTSAAPVRHVFSERFECRTCGIPYEVPQPRLFSFNNPFGACPTCHGFGNVMELDLGLVVPNPGKTLTQGAIDPWTKPQYRGYQTHLKRQGREGKVRLDVPWEQLSDAERAFVVDGDGSYEGVRGFFALLERKKYKVHVRVFLSRYRGYQTCPDCGGARLRREARDVQVQTLTIDRVGAMTVREALDFFASLALSEREAAIADKLQAEIVKRLTFLSNVGLDYLTLDRLSSTLSGGESQRISLATSLGSALVGTLYVLDEPSIGLHPRDNLRLIGILRQLRDQGNTVLVVEHDADMIAVADEIIDMGLGAGELGGRVVYAGSLEGLRKDPRSLTGKYLRDDLAIPVPATRRKPTGQKLRVLGATEHNLKNIDVEVPLGLFTVVTGVSGSGKSTLVHDVIHAGIKRAKGEYDKAVGACRRLEGVELVSDVILVDQAPIGRTPRSNPVTYLKAFDPIREIFATTKDARTRGLTASSFSFNVPGGRCDACEGEGQVRVEMQFLADVFVPCDVCDGTRFRPQVLEVTYRGKNIHQVLDLTVREALQFFNGSPKVLRRLQVLEEIGLGYLRLGQPATTLSGGEAQRVKIAAHLSTQGGERMLYILDEPTTGLHFDDIAKLLAAFRKLLAAGHSLLVIEHNLDVIKTADWVIDLGPEGGYAGGEVVAVGSPETIVGVEASHTGRHLRAVLEAHQDVVGRDG; via the coding sequence ATGCCGACTCCCCCGACTGCGCCTATCCGGGACATCGTGGTCAAGGGCGCCCGCACCCACAACCTGAAGCAGGTGGACGTCACCTTGCCGGCGCGCAAGCTGGTGGTCATCACCGGCGTCTCCGGGTCGGGCAAATCCTCGCTGGCCTTCGACACGATCTACGCCGAGGGGCAGCGGCGGTACGTCGAGTCGCTGTCGGCGTACGCGCGCCAGTTCCTCGAACGGATGGAGCGGCCCGACGTCGACTCGATTCACGGCATCTCGCCTGCAATCGCGATCCGGCAGAAGAACAGCATCCGGAACCCGCGCAGCACCGTCGGCACCACGACCGAAATCCACGACTACCTCCGCCTCCTTTTCGCCAGGGTCGGCCGGACTTTCTGCCGCAACTGCGGTCGCGAGGTCATCCGTGAGTCGGCCGAAGTGGTCGCGCAGCGCCTCGCTGGCCTGCCCACCGGCACGCGCCTCCTGCTCGGGTTCGAGATGCCGATCGTCAGTCTCCACGTGACGGCAGCCGACGAGGACGCCGCCCGTGAGGACGATGACGACGGCGGGACGAGCGGGCGGACGACGAAGAAGGACGCGCGCCTGTCGCTGGAGTCGACGCTCGAGACGTTGCGGCGCCGCGGCTTCACACGCGTGTTGCTCGATGGCCAGATGCAGAACCTGGCCGACGTACCCCTGACGTCGCTCGAGGGCCGAGCCACGCTCGAGGTGATCGTCGACCGCATCAAGGTCGCGCCCGACGTCGTCGCGCGTCTCACTGACTCGCTCGAGGTCGCGTACCAGGAAGGCGGCGGCGCGGCCTTCGCGATCGAATTGCCCGAATCGAACGAGGGGGCAGTTCGGGCGTCCACCGAAGCTGCGCGAGCAGGCGAGACGTCCGGCAAAGCGAGGGTGGACACCACCTCAGCAGCGCCCGTTCGCCACGTCTTCTCCGAGCGGTTCGAGTGCCGGACGTGCGGCATCCCGTACGAAGTGCCGCAGCCGCGGCTGTTCTCGTTCAACAACCCGTTCGGCGCATGCCCGACCTGCCACGGCTTCGGCAACGTGATGGAGCTCGATCTCGGCCTCGTGGTGCCCAACCCGGGCAAGACCCTCACGCAGGGCGCGATCGATCCGTGGACCAAGCCGCAGTACCGCGGCTACCAGACCCACCTCAAGCGGCAGGGCCGCGAGGGCAAGGTGCGGCTCGACGTGCCGTGGGAGCAGCTTTCGGACGCGGAGCGGGCCTTCGTCGTCGACGGCGATGGCAGCTATGAGGGCGTGCGCGGCTTCTTTGCGCTGCTCGAGCGCAAGAAGTACAAGGTCCACGTCCGGGTGTTCCTGAGCCGCTATCGCGGCTACCAGACGTGCCCGGACTGCGGCGGTGCGCGCCTGCGCCGCGAGGCGCGTGACGTGCAGGTACAGACGCTGACGATCGATCGGGTCGGCGCGATGACCGTGCGAGAGGCGCTCGATTTCTTCGCGAGCCTGGCGCTGTCGGAACGCGAGGCGGCGATTGCCGACAAGCTGCAGGCCGAGATCGTCAAGCGCCTCACGTTCCTGAGCAACGTCGGGCTGGATTACCTCACGCTCGATCGGTTGTCGTCGACGCTGTCGGGCGGTGAGTCGCAGCGCATCAGCCTGGCGACGTCGCTCGGGTCGGCGCTCGTCGGCACGCTGTACGTGCTCGACGAACCGTCCATCGGCCTGCACCCGCGCGACAACCTGCGCCTCATCGGCATCCTCCGGCAGCTGCGCGACCAGGGCAACACCGTGCTCGTCGTCGAGCACGACGCTGACATGATCGCCGTCGCCGACGAGATCATCGACATGGGGCTCGGCGCCGGCGAACTCGGTGGCCGTGTCGTCTATGCCGGTTCGCTCGAGGGCCTGCGCAAGGACCCGCGATCGCTCACCGGGAAGTACCTGCGCGACGACCTCGCGATCCCCGTGCCGGCAACGCGGCGCAAGCCCACCGGGCAGAAACTGCGCGTGCTCGGCGCCACCGAGCACAACCTGAAGAACATCGACGTCGAGGTGCCACTCGGCCTGTTCACGGTGGTCACCGGCGTGTCGGGCTCCGGCAAGTCGACGCTGGTGCACGACGTGATCCACGCCGGCATCAAGCGGGCCAAGGGCGAGTACGATAAGGCCGTCGGCGCATGCCGGCGGCTCGAAGGCGTCGAGCTGGTGTCGGACGTCATCCTCGTCGACCAGGCGCCAATCGGCAGGACACCGCGCTCCAACCCGGTGACCTACCTGAAGGCGTTCGATCCGATCCGCGAGATCTTCGCCACGACCAAGGACGCGCGCACGCGCGGCCTCACCGCGAGCAGTTTCTCGTTCAACGTGCCAGGCGGTCGCTGCGACGCGTGCGAAGGCGAAGGCCAGGTGCGCGTCGAAATGCAGTTTCTCGCCGACGTGTTCGTGCCCTGCGACGTCTGCGATGGCACACGCTTCCGTCCCCAGGTCCTCGAGGTGACGTACCGAGGCAAGAACATTCACCAGGTGCTCGACCTGACGGTGCGCGAGGCGCTGCAGTTCTTCAACGGATCGCCGAAGGTGCTTCGCCGGTTACAGGTGCTGGAGGAGATCGGACTCGGCTACCTGCGTCTCGGCCAGCCCGCGACAACGCTGTCGGGCGGAGAGGCCCAGCGCGTCAAGATCGCGGCGCACCTCTCGACCCAGGGCGGCGAGCGGATGCTCTACATCCTCGACGAGCCGACCACCGGACTGCATTTCGACGACATCGCGAAGCTGCTGGCAGCCTTCCGCAAGCTCCTGGCCGCAGGGCACTCGCTGCTGGTGATTGAACACAACCTGGACGTGATCAAGACAGCGGACTGGGTCATCGATCTCGGACCTGAAGGTGGGTACGCGGGCGGCGAAGTGGTGGCCGTGGGATCGCCGGAGACGATCGTTGGCGTCGAGGCGTCTCACACCGGACGCCACCTGCGGGCCGTCCTCGAGGCTCACCAGGACGTCGTCGGACGCGACGGCTAG
- a CDS encoding glucosamine-6-phosphate deaminase, with protein MRITVHADAAALGAAAATEVAQAIVEAVQARGRARIIVATGASQFTFLDALVARTDVPWAQVDAFHLDEYLGLPLSHPASFRKYLQERLFSRVPIGSAYLLDGEGDPSQVLAAASAAISAAPIDLCCCGIGENGHLAFNDPPADFVTDQPYLVVNLDEACRRQQVGEGWFAGLDDVPAQALSMSVRQIMRSRQIFCMVPDERKSVAVQASLEGPVTSDVPASILQTHPNMRLFLDPASASRLEAGTITAGS; from the coding sequence ATGAGAATCACGGTTCATGCCGACGCTGCCGCGCTCGGTGCTGCCGCGGCCACCGAAGTGGCACAGGCCATCGTCGAGGCCGTGCAGGCTCGCGGGCGGGCCCGCATCATCGTCGCGACTGGCGCGTCGCAGTTCACGTTCCTCGACGCGCTCGTGGCGCGGACGGACGTGCCGTGGGCGCAGGTGGATGCGTTCCACCTCGACGAGTACCTGGGGCTGCCGCTGAGCCATCCGGCAAGCTTCCGGAAGTACCTGCAGGAGCGCCTCTTCAGCCGTGTACCGATCGGGTCGGCGTACCTGCTCGACGGCGAAGGCGACCCGTCCCAGGTCCTGGCTGCGGCGAGTGCAGCGATTTCGGCGGCGCCCATTGACCTGTGTTGCTGTGGCATCGGCGAGAACGGTCACCTTGCCTTCAACGACCCGCCCGCCGACTTCGTGACGGACCAGCCGTACCTCGTCGTGAACCTCGACGAGGCGTGCCGGCGTCAGCAGGTCGGCGAAGGCTGGTTCGCCGGCCTCGACGATGTACCGGCGCAGGCGTTGAGCATGTCCGTGCGGCAGATCATGAGGAGCCGGCAGATCTTCTGCATGGTGCCCGACGAGCGCAAGTCAGTCGCCGTCCAGGCGTCACTCGAAGGACCGGTGACATCGGACGTACCTGCATCCATCCTGCAGACACATCCGAACATGCGGCTCTTCCTCGATCCGGCGTCCGCGTCGCGTCTCGAGGCCGGCACGATCACCGCGGGTAGCTGA